In the Chloroflexota bacterium genome, one interval contains:
- the pckA gene encoding phosphoenolpyruvate carboxykinase (ATP), producing MTERAVLSEGDTVGANLHVKQAYRNLTVPQLVEAALKRGEAVLSATGAVVATTGARTGRSADDKFVVETPAAASMHWTKFHKAMKPETYATIKAKALAHMAEREMFVLDASAGADPAYALPIRVVTEYAWHNLFAKQLFRDAISSDQQPQWTVLNLPSLKLDPAVDGSRSEVAAMINLDEKLILIVGTEYAGEIKKSIFTVLNMVLPSQGVMPMHCSANIGSKGDVALFFGLSGTGKTTLSADPERILIGDDEHGWSANGVFNFEGGCYAKCIRLRRESEPEIFDAIRYGAVLENVVLSDSRDPNYDDASLTENTRAAYPLEYIPNVSETGMGGQPETIIFLTADAFGVLPPIAKLSPEQAMYHFLSGYTAKLAGTETGVGSEPQATFSTCFGAPFMPLHPTVYADLLGQKMREHKVRVFLVNTGWTGGSFGVGKRMSLRDTRTMVHAALAGKLDAVEMWHDARFNLDVPVAIEGVDNSVLQPRQTWADASEYDRVADDLAARFRKNFEQYAERAGETVVNAGPQA from the coding sequence ATGACCGAACGAGCCGTATTAAGTGAAGGCGACACTGTAGGCGCTAATTTACATGTCAAGCAAGCCTATCGCAACTTAACGGTGCCGCAATTGGTGGAAGCTGCTCTCAAACGGGGCGAAGCCGTTTTATCGGCTACTGGGGCTGTCGTTGCCACCACGGGCGCACGCACGGGTCGTTCTGCAGATGATAAGTTTGTGGTGGAAACACCAGCAGCCGCGTCAATGCACTGGACGAAATTCCATAAAGCTATGAAGCCCGAAACCTATGCCACGATCAAGGCCAAGGCGTTGGCGCACATGGCCGAACGTGAGATGTTTGTTTTAGATGCCAGTGCTGGGGCTGATCCAGCGTATGCGTTGCCAATTCGCGTGGTGACCGAGTATGCTTGGCATAACTTGTTCGCTAAGCAATTGTTCCGCGATGCGATCAGCAGCGATCAACAACCCCAATGGACGGTGCTCAACTTGCCAAGTTTGAAGCTTGATCCAGCGGTCGATGGCTCGCGCTCAGAAGTCGCCGCCATGATCAATCTCGATGAAAAATTGATTTTGATTGTCGGCACTGAATACGCTGGCGAGATCAAGAAATCGATCTTTACGGTGTTGAACATGGTGCTGCCAAGCCAAGGCGTGATGCCAATGCACTGCTCAGCCAATATTGGCAGCAAGGGCGATGTGGCCTTGTTCTTCGGGCTTTCGGGCACGGGCAAAACCACGCTCTCAGCCGACCCCGAGCGGATTTTGATTGGCGATGATGAGCATGGTTGGAGCGCTAACGGCGTATTCAACTTCGAAGGTGGCTGCTATGCCAAGTGTATTCGCTTGCGCCGCGAATCGGAGCCTGAAATTTTCGATGCGATTCGCTATGGGGCGGTGCTCGAAAACGTGGTGCTCAGCGATAGCCGCGATCCCAATTATGATGATGCGTCGTTGACCGAAAACACCCGCGCCGCCTATCCCTTGGAATATATTCCCAACGTCAGCGAAACGGGTATGGGCGGTCAACCAGAAACCATCATCTTCTTGACCGCTGATGCCTTTGGGGTTTTGCCGCCAATCGCCAAGCTCAGCCCTGAGCAAGCGATGTACCACTTCTTGTCGGGCTATACCGCCAAGCTGGCTGGCACCGAAACTGGCGTTGGCTCGGAGCCACAAGCAACATTTAGCACCTGTTTTGGCGCACCGTTTATGCCTTTGCACCCAACCGTGTATGCCGATTTGCTCGGCCAAAAAATGCGCGAACACAAAGTCCGAGTATTTTTGGTCAATACTGGCTGGACTGGTGGTTCGTTCGGGGTTGGTAAGCGTATGAGCTTGCGCGATACCCGCACGATGGTGCACGCCGCTTTGGCTGGCAAACTCGATGCTGTGGAAATGTGGCACGATGCCCGATTCAATCTCGATGTGCCTGTGGCAATCGAAGGCGTTGATAACAGCGTGCTGCAACCCCGCCAAACTTGGGCCGATGCCAGCGAATACGATCGGGTTGCCGATGACTTGGCCGCCCGCTTCCGCAAGAACTTCGAGCAATACGCCGAACGGGCTGGCGAAACCGTGGTAAACGCTGGGCCACAAGCGTAG
- a CDS encoding HD domain-containing protein has translation MEMRDDARLADEVEKLSHSADTLSLDTKDRMRDVVAPKIEAAVAQREAMVAELTSQPVQAPASELAKADPRRVTITQVRNHPHTYAYLDAANQQLKLIGYTEHGRRHASLVGHIGANVLRRLKFSAREIELAEIAGLLHDIGNSINRNDHGQTGAILAKDILSSLDMPIDEIITIMGAIGNHEEERGHAVSTVAAALILADKSDVHRSRVQNSDPTTFDIHDRVNYAATKSFLRVDTEQRRVTLQLTIDTEMASVMDYFEIFLSRMVMCRRAAEFLGSRFGLSINDVSVL, from the coding sequence GTCGAGAAGCTAAGCCACTCAGCGGATACGCTTTCGCTTGATACGAAAGACCGTATGCGCGATGTTGTTGCTCCTAAAATTGAGGCTGCGGTTGCCCAACGTGAGGCAATGGTCGCCGAATTAACTAGCCAACCTGTCCAGGCTCCAGCCAGCGAATTAGCCAAGGCTGATCCCCGCCGTGTGACGATTACCCAAGTGCGCAATCATCCCCATACCTATGCCTACCTTGATGCCGCTAACCAGCAGCTCAAGTTGATTGGCTATACCGAGCATGGCCGTCGTCATGCTTCTTTGGTCGGCCATATTGGGGCGAATGTGTTGCGCCGCCTAAAATTTTCGGCTCGCGAAATTGAGCTGGCCGAAATTGCGGGCTTGTTGCACGACATTGGCAATAGCATCAATCGCAATGATCATGGCCAAACTGGGGCAATTTTGGCCAAAGATATTCTGAGCAGCCTCGACATGCCAATCGACGAGATCATTACGATTATGGGCGCGATTGGCAATCACGAGGAAGAACGCGGCCATGCGGTTTCAACGGTGGCGGCGGCACTAATTTTGGCCGATAAATCTGATGTGCATCGTTCGCGGGTACAAAACAGCGATCCCACCACTTTTGATATTCATGATCGGGTTAATTACGCCGCGACCAAATCATTTTTACGGGTTGATACTGAGCAACGCCGTGTTACACTGCAATTAACGATCGACACCGAGATGGCCTCGGTGATGGATTATTTTGAAATTTTTCTTTCACGCATGGTAATGTGCCGCCGTGCTGCTGAGTTTCTTGGCAGCCGCTTTGGCCTCTCGATTAACGATGTATCGGTGTTGTAG